A single genomic interval of Carassius carassius chromosome 24, fCarCar2.1, whole genome shotgun sequence harbors:
- the LOC132102886 gene encoding transcriptional regulator Kaiso: MRKQQTLDRIGETIPHIKWIDLTSTKDSQMSLGQEGELSDEGLSLRTESKDNVTPDVHLVPPQDQAEVVKDYSMQNSPKNESDSYQISPLENQTVEYKLVTFDANTRSLPINMQLIPKMESDNARTEACEVTTKATNTANISTNDLLEIKVQRQSILNISFHNDKLPSPDGGNQISKECIENKTQVVDMAHVRKSTPAMDTNANKERLEYSKDCSEDNKTQILCNVREERLDIGRNMAVTSSLVQCEEDMVLDLSLPKKKDRNKERKCEWVVDPEYEGSLHMEVDEIEDEPQHVEVEQEDDNEISWIASVTGAHTYLPQHWDGHMSSSSLEAMPTASYPNIITPDPMDTLLIDDQGVPYMLTADGQKVPQIDNIQHTEGLTEQTALSARQAEDKPSSIADTQDIAESRLQTLPNSLCPNMSIGHVSVETSQVASNLDPSSVVHAQPPIIPAMSDLASVPIQIVANTTGSNTPILLLPPSQLQSLSSPASKSNAGLITLSLPVPLSPNTQSSPMFLVLSSPQVSSTQSSSSPGQLSQFSSSSNVALPLATCPLDLGSSLSSCPSLLSLSTISSDTAKDISGLNNPSKLSASPTSSTAFSSTSTVTSTSPTKQFSTDAYSDTPVPTSFREALLRLAVSVEKKQENQPAETHSVTTPSSCSEATKPDSSATVHESKNNETEINCDGETESTLVDQIDSLDTTSSTSPIHPESPVISISDPKNQALGPRRILYCQYCSRVFYYLSDLERHSITHSQSKPHVCHLCGKAFKRSSHLERHKHIHTGQRNFVCQLCPRRFRESGELMRHQRVHTGEKPFQCLICHMRFAERNTLRRHMKRKHQGQQLEVIDIKAKPESGGISLAGIQEEPEENAEWYSSTVPEMESDSDTGGE; the protein is encoded by the coding sequence ATGCGCAAACAACAAACATTGGACAGGATAGGTGAGACCATTCCACATATTAAGTGGATTGATCTTACTTCCACCAAAGATAGCCAAATGTCTCTGGGTCAGGAGGGTGAGTTATCAGATGAGGGACTCTCATTGAGGACTGAATCTAAGGACAATGTGACCCCAGATGTGCATCTTGTTCCACCACAAGATCAGGCAGAAGTTGTAAAGGATTACAGTATGCAGAACTCGCCAAAAAATGAATCAGACTCCTACCAGATAAGTCCTCTTGAAAATCAGACCGTTGAATATAAATTAGTTACTTTTGATGCGAACACAAGGAGTCTACCAATAAACATGCAGCTGATACCCAAGATGGAGTCTGATAATGCTAGGACAGAAGCTTGTGAGGTAACAACCAAAGCTACAAACACTGCTAACATCTCAACCAATGATTTACTAGAGATTAAGGTTCAACGacaatctattttaaatataagttTCCATAATGACAAACTACCGTCACCTGATGGAGGCAACCAAATAAGCAAGGAGTGTATTGAGAATAAAACGCAGGTTGTTGATATGGCTCATGTAAGAAAGAGTACACCTGCAATGGATACAAATGCAAACAAAGAAAGATTAGAATATAGTAAAGACTGCAGTGAagataataaaacacaaattttatGTAATGTAAGAGAGGAGAGACTTGATATTGGAAGGAACATGGCAGTGACAAGTTCTTTGGTACAATGTGAAGAAGACATGGTATTAGATTTAAGCCTACCAAAAAAGAAAGACCGAAATAAGGAGAGGAAGTGTGAATGGGTTGTAGACCCTGAATATGAAGGTTCACTTCATATGGAAGTTGATGAAATTGAGGATGAGCCTCAACATGTAGAAGTGGAGCAAGAGGATGATAATGAAATTAGCTGGATTGCATCAGTAACTGGCGCTCATACATACCTGCCACAGCATTGGGATGGACATATGTCCTCCTCTTCGCTTGAAGCCATGCCAACTGCATCGTACCCCAACATTATAACCCCAGATCCAATGGATACACTACTTATAGATGACCAGGGCGTTCCTTACATGCTCACCGCAGATGGACAGAAAGTCCCACAAATTGATAATATACAACACACTGAGGGACTAACTGAACAAACAGCTCTAAGTGCAAGGCAAGCTGAAGATAAGCCCTCTTCCATTGCTGATACACAGGATATTGCAGAATCCAGACTACAGACACTACCCAATTCACTATGTCCAAATATGTCTATAGGTCATGTCTCAGTGGAAACCTCACAGGTTGCCTCAAACCTGGACCCAAGTTCTGTAGTTCATGCTCAACCCCCCATCATACCTGCCATGTCTGACTTGGCATCAGTTCCCATTCAGATTGTGGCTAATACTACAGGGTCAAACACCCccattcttcttcttcctccatCTCAGCTTCAGTCTCTTTCCTCACCAGCCTCTAAAAGTAATGCAGGGCTAATTACCCTTTCCTTACCGGTTCCTCTTAGTCCAAACACTCAGTCCTCCCCCATGTTCCTAGTTTTGTCATCTCCTCAGGTGTCCTCAACTCAGAGTTCGTCCTCGCCTGGGCAATTATCTCAGTTTTCTTCCTCTTCAAATGTTGCACTTCCCTTGGCTACATGTCCACTTGATTTGGGATCTTCATTAAGTTCATGTCCGTCACTTCTCAGCCTCAGCACGATTTCCTCTGACACAGCAAAGGACATCTCAGGACTGAATAACCCTTCTAAACTTTCTGCTAGCCCTACCTCATCAACTGCTTTCTCTAGCACTTCCACAGTGACCTCTACTAGTCCAACCAAGCAATTCAGCACTGATGCCTACTCTGACACACCAGTGCCCACTTCCTTTCGGGAGGCCCTTCTCAGATTAGCTGTGTCTGTGGAGAAGAAGCAAGAAAACCAGCCTGCTGAGACGCATTCGGTCACTACTCCTTCCTCATGTTCTGAAGCCACCAAGCCAGATTCTTCTGCCACAGTCCATGAAAGTAAAAATAATGAGACAGAGATAAACTGTGATGGTGAGACAGAGTCTACCTTGGTAGACCAAATAGACTCATTAGATACCACCTCTTCCACCTCACCCATTCATCCTGAATCACCCGTAATTTCAATCAGTGACCCAAAGAACCAAGCGTTAGGCCCTCGTCGCATTCTTTACTGTCAGTATTGTTCACGGGTCTTCTACTATCTTTCAGACCTTGAGCGCCATTCCATCACACACTCCCAAAGCAAACCCCATGTATGTCACCTTTGTGGCAAGGCATTCAAAAGATCAAGCCATCTTGAGCGACACAAACACATCCATACAGGTCAGAGAAACTTTGTGTGCCAGCTTTGCCCAAGGCGTTTTCGTGAATCAGGGGAACTAATGAGGCACCAGAGAGtacacaccggagagaaacccTTTCAGTGCTTAATATGCCACATGCGTTTTGCAGAGCGCAACACGCTGCGACGTCACATGAAGCGCAAACACCAGGGCCAGCAGCTTGAGGTGATTGACATAAAGGCAAAGCCAGAAAGTGGAGGGATTTCCCTTGCTGGCATACAAGAAGAGCCAGAAGAGAACGCCGAGTGGTACAGTTCAACAGTTCCTGAAATGGAGTCTGACAGTGACACAGGGGGAGAATGA